One Lucilia cuprina isolate Lc7/37 chromosome 4, ASM2204524v1, whole genome shotgun sequence DNA segment encodes these proteins:
- the LOC111680265 gene encoding myophilin — MAPRNKEQEQEVLNWIFEVLGEKVPAGNYEDILKDGIVLCKLINKLAPGSVKKIQERGTNFQLMENIQRFQAAIKKYGVPEEEIFQTADLFERRNIPQVTLCLYSLGRTTQHHPEYNGPSLGPKMAEKNERTFTEEQLRAHNAELNLQMGYNKGASQSGHGGFGNTRHM, encoded by the exons CCCCGCAACAAGGAACAAGAACAAGAAGTCTTGAACTGGATCTTCGAAGTTTTGGGTGAAAAAGTTCCCGCCGGCAATTATGAAGATATCTTGAAGGACGGTATTGTTTTGTGCAAATTGATTAACAAATTGGCTCCCGGCTCTGTTAAGAAAATCCAAGAACGTGGCACCAACTTCCAATTGATGGAAAACATCCAAAGATTCCAAGCTGCCATTAAGAAATACGGTGTACCAGAAGAGGAAATCTTCCAAACTGCTGATCTCTTTGAACGTCGTAATATTCCCCAAGTTACCTTGTGCTTGTACTCTTTGGGCCGCACA accCAACACCATCCTGAATACAATGGCCCCTCTTTGGGTCCCAAGATGGCTGAGAAGAACGAACGCACCTTCACCGAAGAACAATTGCGTGCCCACAATGCTGAACTAAACTTGCAAATGGGCTACAACAAGGGTGCCTCCCAATCTGGCCACGGTGGTTTCGGCAACACCCGCCACATGTAA